Genomic window ([Eubacterium] hominis):
CTGTATAATCAATGATTTGGAAGGGATACAACCCTCATTGATGCAAGTACCACCATACATCTGGTTGCTTTTTTCTATCATTGCCACATGTTTTCCACGCTTTGCCATTTCAGCGGCCAGCGTTTTACTACCTTTTCCAAAACCAATCATGATTGCATCATATTTTTTCATATTGTTAAGCCTCCTTGCTTATGACACCCATACTATAACACTGTAAATATAATTTGTAAAGTATCTTGAAAAAATAAAGTTACTTTTTTTATTCTTTTGTTTATTGAAGCATATGTTTATGATAAACTTAAAGAAAAAGAGGAGGGGATTTCATGAAACTTACAGAGCTTTTAAAAGAACTCCAGACACAGGTGCCCATGTGCAGCAGTGAGGAACATGATGTGGATACCAGAAAAGCCTATATGAAAAAAACACGTACCTTCTTACATATTATAGAAGAAAGCGGTGTGCTAAAAGAATCTGAAATGAACACCTTAAAACGTATTCGTAATAAGATCAATGACATATGGATCAATTATTTATATGGAAGGGTGAATACGGCATCATCGCAAATGCAAAATCTTCTACAATACCGTATCCATGATGATATTTATATGGATTATTTTCAAAATCCTGGATCTCAGCCAGCTATATTATATCGAGGAAGAATCAGTGAAAAACCACTCACAGATGTGAAATCTTTTTACCATATCCCGTTTAACCAACGCTATTTGATCGGTAATCAGCGTTATAGCTTGTCAGGTATCCCTTGTTTATATCTTGCTTCTAGTATGGATTGTGTTTATGCAGAGCTTGGACAAAAAAAGAACGTTTGTTTATGTGAATGCAAATGTAAGAAAGATTTTCCATTATTTGATATGTCCATTGATTATGAATATATCTTGCATCATAAACGTACCAGAAAGGAAGTCATTGATTTTTTATATACGATGCCTTTAAAATATGCTTGTTCTATCAAGGCATTGGATAATGATGGGGCTAAGTTTAAAACAAATTACATCATTCCACAACTAATCACTGCGACACTTTATAATATGAATACGGATATCAAAGGGATTTGTTATGGCTCTATTGCAGGAAATGATTTATCATATCCCATGCGTTTAAATTATGTATATCTGCCTGTTTATGTTTTGGGAAAAGATATTTATGATATGGAGTTAATAACATCATTTGATATTAAAATAAGAAAAATGTAAAAAAGTATATCCAATAGTGCTAAACTGGCCTTTACTAGGATACTAAAAAATATTTCAAAATAACTATAATTATCAGTCAATTAGAAATCTTTTTTTCATCCACTCTAAAGCAAGAAAGAATTGTTAAACCATCAACAACTTTAATTCTTTTTCCCATGCTTTTGCTTTTTCTTCCAACATTATGAAATCTGGTGTAGCATATTTTATATACCTTATTTTCATATTATTTTTTATTCGATTTATGTAAACTGTAAAAAACATACTCTTTTTTATAATCTTTTAACTGATTTTACATTTAATTTGAATATTTTCACCTATTATCAAACATTTAGAGTCACTATGATGCCCTACAAGATTTGTTTTCGCAATCGGTAAGTTGGGATTATGAATAATCGGTTGAATCAGTTTTACGATATCAGAATGATTATTTTCCTCAAACTTTGTGAAAGTACCAAGTAGTAGACCAGATATTTTATCAAATGCTCCCATCTGTTTCAGCTGATGGAAATAAGTAATCATCTGAGGTGCTTCACCACCAAAGCTTTCTAGAAACAAAACCTTGTCTTGCAGATTAGGAAAATATGGCGTACCGGCAAGTTTTAAGAAGCATCGTATATTGCCACCTACAACAATACCATTAATTTCACTTCCTTGATGGAATGTGAATGTCCAAGGGATATCCATTAGATTGTTAGTTCCTTCTAGCATAGAAGAAAAGAAATCTTTCTGTTGATTAACCTTGTTTTCTTTTATCAAATTTTTTAATTGATACAAATAAGCAGACTGATTCGTCTTTGTATATATAGCATTGATTATCGTAGTCAAATCGCTGTATCCAAAAAAAGGTTTAGGATTTTCTTTGATTATATCAAAATCAAGGTAGCTTAATACTTCATTTGCCATATCCCCGCCTGATATATCGAAAATTGCTTTTATATCCTGATCCATATAGAAGTCCATAAGTGCCATCGCCTTTTGTTGACCAGTGCCACTGTATAAATCTTTTGTTTGGTAAATATATTGAGAAAATACTGGTTCTAGCTGATGGCGTTTCAGTATTTTTTCTAATTCATGAATGCTGCTTTTTGCTTGTATTGGTAATGCATTAGAGCATGCGACGATACCAATTTTATCATTTTCTTTTAACATGGATATCACCTCTTTATCTTTTATATTAATTGAAAATCAAAACTGTTATGCGTGTTTCTCATAATAGATATTTACAAAAAATAAAATTGCTAACTGTATAAACATAATGGCAGTAAAAGTAATAATCAAAGTAATATAAATAATTGAATGATATAAACTATAAAGTACAATGGATATTAAGCTTCCGGCAAGTAGTATATAATTTAAAATTCGCAAAGTGGTTTTATCAGTTTTCATCACAAGTAAAATATCTCGCTCATCCATGTTTCTTGAAGCCACTTCTATGCTTCCTTTTCTATTTGATGAATTGTAAAAGCTAATTATTCCATATATAAAAGTTAATAGAAATGCTAAGATATAACGAGTTTCTTGGTTGCATAAAAAAGTGATAAGACAAACTATCGCAATTATTTCCATAATAATAGCAGTTACAAAATATTTTTGATTTCTAATTTTCATATGATATCCTCCTGATTATTCATAATCTCTCGATCTTCTATTCTTTTATTTTCTTCTAAACAACATAATTCCTCAACACTTGTATTGAAAACTTGTGCTAATCGATAAGCAAGCATAAGTGAAGGGCTGTATTGCTCTTTTTCAATAGAAATGATTGTTCTAGATGAAACATTAACGAGATCGGCTAATTGTTTTTGTGTCATTTTAGCGTTGATTCGCATTTCTTTGATTTTTGTTTTCATATCTATCCCCTTTCTTTTGATGTGAAGCTAGCTTCATGTTAAGCTATTTCTATATTACTTCTGAAAATCATTTTTGTCAACAAAAATATGAAGTATACTTCATGTTGCGAGGATTGTTTCACATATGTTAATTTTTGTTGCTTGTGACATTTAAGAAAGATATATATAATAAATTCGAGAAAGAGGAGATAATAATGATGTTAAATGAAAATATAAAAGCAATAAGAAAACAAAGAGGTCTTTCACAAGAAGAATTAGCAATACGATTACATGTTGTAAGACAAACAGTGTCAAAATGGGAGAAAGGTTTATCCGTGCCTGACTCAGATATGCTAGTAAAAATAGCAGAAGTTTTGGAAGTATCCATTGGTGAATTATTAGGGCAAAGGATGTATGATGAAAAAGATAAAAATGAAATAACAGAGCAGTTAATTCGTATCAATGAACAATTTGCGATAAAAAATAGAAGGTCTAAATTGATATTGAAAATCATTATTGGAATATTGATTGGATTTCTTGTAGTAAATTTAATTTTGATGGTGGTTGGTATGATATCATTTAATTCGTATAATTCCAATACACATGCAGAGGTACAAGAGATAAAGGAATAATGAATAGTATCATAAAAAAAGCTAAGATTTAGGATAATTTTAGCTTTTTTTCTATAATTTGATAACATTTTCAGAATCTTCATTATAAACATGATTATAAAACGCAATCATATAATATAAAATGCATTATCTTCTATCAAGAAAATAATAGTACATATGAAGTGTTGAATTTTATAAGTAAAAACAAAAAGTAAAAAAGTTTTTGAAATCCTGGGTGCCTTAATGCTTCATATATGTTACAATTATTTCATGTGAAGGAGATGCATTTGTATGAGTCAATCAGAGCTGGATATTTTGGAAATCATTTCAAGTGTTGGGCAGGCAAGAAATTATTATATTGAAGCAATTCAGGAAGCAAAAAGCGGGAATTATGAAGCCTGCAACGAGCTGTTAAAAAAAGGAAATGAAATGTATGCGAAGGGGCATCGTATTCACCAGTTAATGGTACAAACAGAAGCAGGTGGAGAACGTGTAGAGTTAAACCTTTTACTTACACATGCACAAGACCAGTTGATGAGTGCAGAGGCATTTAAAATACTTTGTGATGAATTTGTGGATGTTTATCGTAAATTCGATGAAGTAAATAATCGTTTGGATATGCTACAGGGCTAAGTTTTTCTTAGTCCTTTCTTTTGGCTTCAATATCAGATATAATAAAGCGGAAAACGGGAGGAAAAGGATATGCAGAAAAAAATTTTCTTTTTTGATTATGATGGGACATTGGTACATAATACAACAAAACAAATTCCTGAAAGTGCCATGCGTGCATTACAGGAATTAAAAAAACAAGGACATATATTATTTGTGAATACCGGACGTACAAAAGGTATTGTGGATCCAGAAATCTATGACTGGCCTTTTGATGGCATGATTTTAGGTTGTGGAACCTATATTACCTATCATGATGAAATCTGGTTAGATGAAGCTGTGGATGAGAAAGACCATGAAACAATACAAAATATTATGAACAAATATCATAGTGAAGCATTTTATGAAGGTAAAGACTGCCTATACATAAGTGATCATATTCAACATAAAGATTTAATAAACATGATAAAAAGATATAAAGAAAACGGGATAACTATATTACCGGATACTACAGAGCATAAATCGTTTAGTAAATTATTCGTTTGTATGCCAGATATATCTCGAAAAGAGGCATTTGTAGATGAAATGGGTGCTTATTTTACATATATCAATCGAGGAATTGATCGCTGTGAGTTTGTGCCAAAAGGTTATTCCAAAGCGACAGGTATTCAATTCGTTTGTGAAAAGCTTGGTGTAGATAAAGAAGATTGTTTCGTATTTGGTGATAGTAATAATGATATGCCAATGTTTGAATATATTTCTAACAGTGTGTTGATTGGTGGAGAGAATCCAGAGTTATCAAAACATGTGATGTACACCAGCTGTGAGGCATTAGAAGATGGTGTGGAAAAAGCACTGATTGCGTTAGGGTTCATCAAACAGGAATGTGTCAAATGAATGAAATAGAAACGTTAAAGAAATATTTTGGATATGACGCCTTTCGAGAAGGACAAAAAGAGTTGATCACAAACATTCTGCAGGGAAAAGATGTATTGGGAATTATGCCAACAGGTGCTGGCAAATCTATCTGTTATCAGGTACCTGCGGCAATGATGGAAGGTATTACTTTGGTTATATCACCATTGATCTCCTTAATGAAAGATCAGGTTGGGACATTAAATGAAAACGGCATACGTGCAGCTTTTTTCAATAGCTCGTTAACATTTGCTCAATATCAGAAAGCGTTACAACTGGCAAAGCAATATACCTATAAAATCATTTATGTGGCACCAGAGCGATTACTAAATGATGAATTTTTAGCATTCGCAAAACAGATGAATATCGCCATGGTATGTGTAGATGAAGCACATTGTGTCAGTCAGTGGGGACAGGATTTCCGCCCACATTATCTTCAGATACAAAGCTTTTTAAAACAACTGCCAAAACGCCCAATTGTATCCGCTTTTACTGCCACAGCAACATCAGAGGTAAAAGCAGACATCATTCGGTTATTGGATATGAAACAGCCATTTGAAATTACAACAGGATTTGATAGAAAAAATCTTTACTTTGCGGTAGAAAAGCCAAAAGATAAGTATCAGGCATTGTTGTCATATGTAAAGGAAAATAAAAATCAAAGTGGAATTGTTTATTGTCTAACAAGAAAAAGTGTAGAAGAAGTTTGCGAACGTTTAAACAAGGATGGCTTTCAGGCAACACGATATCATGCGGGATTAAGTGAATCAGAACGTTCCAAGAATCAGGATGATTTTCAATATGATCGTAAAACCATAATGGTGGCGACCAATGCTTTTGGTATGGGTATCGATAAATCAAATGTTCGTTACGTTATGCATTACCATATGCCGAAAAACATGGAAAGCTATTATCAGGAGGCAGGTCGTGCAGGGCGTGATGGGGAACGTGCAGATTGTATCTTACTTTATGGCGCAAAGGATGTGCATACCAATTTGTTTTTAATTGAACAAAGTCATATGCAAGAAGATATGGATGAAGATATGCGTGCGAAACTTCAGGCAAAGGAAAAAGAACGATTAAAATCTATGACGTTTTATTGTACGATTTCTGGATGTTTACGCCACTATATGTTGAAGTATTTTGGTGAACAAAGCGAAGGTTATTGTGGGAATTGTTCCAATTGTTTGAGTCAGTATGAGGAACAGGATATCAAACAGGATGCACTACAGGTTGTGGCGTGTATCAAAAGCAGTGGAGAACGTTTTGGGAGAACTATGATTACTGATATATTAAGAGGCAGTGCAAATGCGAAAATAAAAAGCTATCATCTGGATCATAATGAAAGCTATGGATTATTGAAAAAGCATTCAAAAGCTTATATTTATCAAATGATGGATGATTTATTATATCAGGGGGTTCTGAAACAAAGCCAGGATGGATATGCAATCATAAGTGTGGGGGATGATTCTATACTACATCAAGATAGACCATATTTGATGAAAATTATGAAGGAACAAAAACACAGCATTCCTAAGAAACAAGAAACAATTGTGGATCAGACTTTATTTGAAAGCTTGCGGGAATGTCGAATGGAATTAGCAAAGAAAGCACATGTGCCACCATATATCATTTTCTCTGATAAAACACTTCATGATATGAGTGTGAAACAGCCCGTAAACAAGGAAGAAATGTTGATGATCAGCGGCGTTGGGGAAGTGAAATATCAACGATATGGAAAGGCTTTTTTAGGAGTTATTCAACAATATAAAACCAAGCAGGTACCTTGATATGAAAACCTCAAAAGGCACCTGCTTTTTCATTTGTTTTTCTTTTTTATATATTCCTGAAGCCGCTCATTCATGACCTCTGCTTTTTTCTTATAATAATACTGCAATAAAAGGCTAACGGTAAGAAAGATTACCGCAATCATAAATACCAAGCTGCATATCATATAAAGATTGTCCGGTGAGAACCATTCAAAAAAGAAACCAGCACCTAATACAATCACATTGATATAAAGATAATGAATGCCTATTAATATATACAATTGTTTTTTACTCTTGCATTCTTTAGGATAAAGTACATTGCCAACACTGCATAAAATATCAGTAAAGATTAACTGCCATAAGATATTATAATCAAGAACGGCATCCTTCCAAAATATTGTAATATATGTCGCAGAACCAATTAAAACCATGGTTGTGACACAGGCAAAGGTAAATAATATCTCTTTGATTTTTTCCATGATGACCTCCTATATTCCCAACAGCACTTTTAATGCCGCAACATATTGTCTGGATATCATAATTCTTTCCCCATTTAATAAGGTTGCCTCCAGCCGGCTTCCTAAAACAGGGGATAAATGCTGGATTTTACTAAGATTCAATATTACAGACTTTGATACACGAAAGTAATCCATTCCCTGATAAGTATCTTCTATTTCATACAGTTTTTGTTTAATTTCATATACATCTTTTTCTGTATATAGAAATACTTTATGATCCACGGATTCAAAATAATAAACATCCTGTGGTCGTATGCGGGCAATCTTTTCATTTGCTGTGCCAATTAATAATTCGTCTTTTGATTTTAGTTGATGGATCAGCTTCATAATCGAATCATCTAATGTATCGCAGCGAATAATAATTGTATCTTCTTCATCTTTTGATGTTTTCTCCTCAATGATGATTTTCATATGCTCCTCCTAACAATCAAAGCGACTACGTTTCTGTAGTAAATATGTGGATATGATTAATGCTATTATACCACAAAGGCATAAGCCAAAGATTGTTAAGGTATGGGAAACTTGATGGTGCTGTATGTAAATGATGATACCCATGGCCTCTTGATAGCCTTGAAGTGCTGCATCTGGTAAACCATGGAAGGCTTGTTGAAGCGAAGAAGTGGTAAAGACATCTCGCAATAGCGCAGATTCATGAATAAATGGCATCGCTTTTAAAATATTTTGTACAAATTGTGGAAGTAAGCCCATTGGCAGATATATCCCACCCACAAAGCCAATCAAAGTACCTGCAAGAGTTGAGAAAGCTCCCCAGGCACGATCACTTTTTACCCATTGGGCAATCAACAATACCAATGCACTTGATACCATGATATCAATTATTAAATAGAATAATACAGTGAACAAAGAAGATATGGTAAGAAAGTAGTAACCACTGAAGGATACATAAAGGTTAGATAACAGCAGGATTAACAGGCTCATTAACATACTACATATAATGGAAGATACAAGGTAAGAGCTGGTAATCATACTTCGGGATATTGGTGCTGTATACAGGCTTTCCAGTTTATGATCTTCTTTATCTTTCACATACATACCGATCATAGTGACAGGTATGGTAAAAGCATTCACACTTAGGATACCTGCGATTGTCCACATCACGATGATATGATTAGCATCAGCATCACTTATGGTACCATGTAGATGATTGATCAATTGTACCAGTTCGTTCTTGTTCATGTCACCTAAAAATACAAGCATTAAAAGAATTACGATAAAGACGGATAACAAAGAGAAAAGTACGGCAGAACGATCACGAAAATATAAGTATAAATTACGTTTTATTAATTGTCTAAATGCAAACATTTGTTTCACCTTCTTCCTTTAATGTTTTCCCTGTAACATGCAGAAACACATCATCCATGGTTCCTTGTAGTACCTCAAAGCCGTTGATATATGGTTTTACTTTATCCAGAATTTCTATGGCATCCTTTGTATGAGTAAGTGAGATCGTGATATGCTGGATATCTTTTTGACTTGGATATGGTAGTGTGGAAAGGATGGTTTCCAGTTGTTTGATTTGATGTGAATGCAAAACAAGTCTGTCTTTTGCATAGGCTTCCTTCAACTCATAAGGAGTGCCATACTCCATCAACAAGCCATGATCAATCAAGGCGATATGATCTGCCTGTGCGGCTTCTTCCATATAATGTGTGGTAAGAAAAACAGTCATGTTGGTATGTTTGCGCAAGGTATCAATACAGTACCAAACGGATTGTCTGGTCGCAGGATCAAGACCAGTGGTTGGTTCATCCAAAAATAAAATCTTTGGGGAATGCATGAGTGCTCTTGCGATTTCACATCTTCTTTTCTGTCCACCTGACAACTTTTGAAAAGGGCGAGTAAGAATTTCATCGAGCTTCAAAAGATTACTTACTTCCTGGAGGCGTACCTTTAGTTTATTAGGATCTTGTTCATAAAGAGATCCACGAATCATCAGGTTTTCCTTGATTGTTAAAGCATCATCCAGACAATTCTGTTGTGATACTATGCCAATCCTTTTTCTGATTTCCTGATTATGTTTTCCTAGAGAATATCCACAGATATTCGCACTTCCACCACTTGGTGTAAACAGAGTACATAACATCTGGATCGTGGTTGATTTACCAGCTCCGTTGACACCTAAAAAACCAAATAATTCACCCTCTTCCACATGAAAACTTATATCCTGTACTGCATGTATTTTCCCATAATCTTTCTTTAGATGATTCACTTCCATAACGTTCATTATTTCTTCCTCCTTTATGTGACCTTACTTTACAACATGAAAAAAGCAGCTACAAGATGGCAGCTGCTAAGTGGGGTTGTGCGATATGCAAGTGGTATAAAACAGGGGGTAAGTTGCATTTATGAGTTTTGATATATTATTTCATATATTATCTAAATTGTTTTTTGTTTATCAACTTCACGCAAATAGGATAAAAATATATATTCCAATACTGTTAAAAAATTTACAAAAGAATTATGGTCAACATTTCCAGCAAGTGGGACAGCACTAGATACAGCGTATAGACGATAATCACAAAGAGAAGCAAGCGGATTGTTATGAAAGTTTGTGATAGATGCGGTCTTTACGCCTTTTAGGTGAAGAAGCTGCATGGTATCTTTGATTTTTTCCATATTGCCTGATAATGATAAGATAATCACAAAATCATCAGGATTCAGATTTTTTGACAACATACGAAACTCATCACTGGCGCCAATATAATAGATGTATTTATTTACTTCCATAAACATACGCTGCATTTCCATAGCACAATAACGCTGTGCTTGTCCGGTTCCATAGACAACAACATTTTTAGATAAATGAATTAGTTTTACGATATCTTTTAAATCAGTGGAGGTTTCCATCTGCTGGCAGGTACTTAAAAAATCTAATTTGATATTTTGTATATCACTGGTATCTTTTTTCTTAAATTTATCAGCATTATCCCATTTGATACAGCTTTTAAACTCACTGAAACCACTAAATCCAAGCTTTTGTGTCAATCGCAAAATTGTACTTTTGGAAGTATTACATTTTTTTGCTAATTCTTCGATATTCATATCTTTTATGGCATAAAGATCATCCATTATGATGGTAAGACTTTGCATATCGGATGCATTTAATTTATCATAATTTTTATTGATTGCTTCTATCAGCATAAAGCCACCTCGCTTTTACATAATCTTACCATACTGTTTAAGAAATTACCGCATGAAAATAAGAAAATGACAGAGAATATCTGTCATTTAAAATATTGTGATTGTTTCTTTACATGTGACCTGTTTAGGTAATTGTGGTAGATGTAATTCACTTTCATTAGGGAAAACGATGATGATAACGGAATCATAGCCTTTTTCTTCTATAAAAGGAAGATCTATTTGTAAGAGTGAATCACCAGCAGATATCTTTTGATCTTGTTTCACCATTACCTGAAAGCCTTGCCCCTGTAATTCTACAGTATCAATACCTACATGAATTAACATTTCTTTTCCATCTTGAAAACTGATTCCCATCGCATGCCCAGTAGGGAATATCATTTTAATCGTGCCATCTACAGGAGATACAATGTTTTGTGAAGATGGTTTAATCGCAAAGCCACATCCCATCATTCCACTGCGAAATGTTTCATCATTGACCATAGATAACGGAATCATTTCACCACTTACGGGTATCATAAATGTATTTTTCTTTATATAAAAACTTACTAAATTTCTGATTATCTTTTCATAAGTTGGTAAATGCCGATATATCCCGTATTTTAGGGCTTTATCGGTATTTTCTTTTCGGAAGATACCTTGCATAAGCTGGCATTTACCAGCATGAAAATGCAACCAAAAGTAGTAAATGAGTAGTAAATATAAGCTCCGATATTAACAAGCCAGCCTTTCCAGTTCTGCTTTTGCAGATTGAAATGTGCCGTGTGCATAATAGCCAAGTGTCATGGTTATGTTAGCGTGTCCCATGAGATATTGCAGAGTGTTTGGGTTCATTCCTCTGTTTGCCATATTCGTACAATAAGTATGTCTGAATGAATGTGGCGTGATGTTCGGTAACTTGTCCGTGTGATACTTGTTATACTTCTTAATCAGTCCTCGCACCATGCCCTCATAGTTTCCTGCAACTTTAGGCAAGCCCTCACGATTTAGGAATAGGAAATTGCTGTAACCACCTACAATCAGCGGTTGTGCCTTTCCTCTGTTCTTTAGTATTCTTTGGATTGCTTGATAAGCCCGTTCTGTCAATGGAAGTTCCCGTTTTCCGTTTTTGGTCTTTGGTGTTTCAATATAGTAGCCCATTTCGCTATCTTTCAATAACTGGTGGTCTATATTGAGTATTCTGTTCTGCATATCAATATGCGTCGTCAGTCCGCAAAATTCAGAAATACGAAGTCCCGTTTCCAGCAGAAGCACAACCTCATCATAATACTTACTGTAAATCTTGTCCTTTTCCATAAAGGCAAGCAGGTGTTCTTCCTGCTCTGGTGTAAGGATAACTTTCTGTTCGGTATCATCTTCCAGAACATCACTTAACTTAAATTCAAATGGGTTCTTTCTGATACAGTCGTCTTGTATTGCCATGTAAAATGACGCTTTCAAGGAACGTTTATAGTTATCAATCGTTTTATAGGCATATCCTTTTTCGCTCATTCTGATAGCCCATTCTTTAGCGTCCGACTGCTTAACCGTATCAATCGCCCTCATACCTAATGGGTCATTTTTCAAAGCGTTCATAAGATACTGTCGTCCTTTTTCAGTAGCCCTTTTGATGTTCTTTCTTTGACTGTTCTTCTTGTCGTAGAGCTGGCAGACTGTCATTTTACCGCCGACTGTGTCGATACCGTCGTTAAGGTCTTTTTTTATCTGTGCTTCTTTTTCCCTCAACGATATATCATCACGCTTTCCAGCAGGTGTCTTGTCTGTCGGTACAAGTTTCCAAGAATAGATAAATTGTGGCTTTCCGTATATATCGGTATATTTATAAACGTATCTTCCGTCTTTTCGCTGGCTCTCTCCATTACGCAAATTGCGATTTTTACTGTCTTTTCGTTTCACATTAGACATAGTGTAAAGCTCCTTTCCGTCATGGAATGAGCCGTGATACGCTACTAATATTATACCATATCTACGGCTCAATGACATTAGATTTCGTCCAATGTATCTATGATTTTTTCAAATTGTTTTCGCTTAATCTGAATACGATTACCGTTCACGATAACCCAGCCAGCGTCAAGATTTTCTTCGGCTAATTTACGCAATTTCTTTTCGCCAATACGGAAGTATTTAGACGCTTCTTCAATCGTCAGCGTATATTTTTCCCAGATAGGCACATCAGTATTGTTCATAATCTATGCACCCCCTTTACTGTGTGTCATTTTTTTACAAGCAGACAAACGGCTTTGGAAAGCTCCGTTAGTATCTCAACTATTCCCATTCTTGTGGGCAGAACCGCACCATGCGGACGTATCATTATTCTGTGAGGATAGGTCGTGGCAAAACGACTATTCCAACAGTCGCTCTCGGATCACTGCGTGGGTCGCTCGCTTTCTTTTGGAAAGGTCATGGCGTACAGTCCCCGTGGCTTGCTATCTCACAAACGTATCTGTCTGCTTTATTCAGTTGTCAAAGACCAGACGGGCATAATCAATCCCAATATGAATTAGAAGCGTTTAATATCAAAGTTTAAGATTTTACGAATAATCGCTTCTTTGATAAAACCTTTCATTTCCAAATCTACCGCAAGACGTAAGTTGTTGTTATCGTCGTAAAACGGACGCATACAGCACTGATTGATATATGGGTCATAAAATTCCAAGATTTTTGAAATTGCTGTTTCGTCGCCGTCGCAGGCTTTGGAAATAACCGTGAAAGTCGGTGTCAGCTCTTTTGGCATTTTTCTTTTTCCTCCTCAATCAGTTGCTTTAACTTGTCTAGTGCTTGTATTCTGCACTTCGTTACATTCGCTCTGGAACAGTCAAGCATTTTCCCAATGTAAGTGTCCGTGTCGCCAATGAAAAAATACTGTAAAACGATATTACGCTTTCGTTCTTCAATAGCTTTCAATGCACGAGCCAGTTGTTCATCTTCGATTGATACTTTTTCTCCACAGACTTCAAATACCGCA
Coding sequences:
- a CDS encoding ABC transporter permease, producing MFAFRQLIKRNLYLYFRDRSAVLFSLLSVFIVILLMLVFLGDMNKNELVQLINHLHGTISDADANHIIVMWTIAGILSVNAFTIPVTMIGMYVKDKEDHKLESLYTAPISRSMITSSYLVSSIICSMLMSLLILLLSNLYVSFSGYYFLTISSLFTVLFYLIIDIMVSSALVLLIAQWVKSDRAWGAFSTLAGTLIGFVGGIYLPMGLLPQFVQNILKAMPFIHESALLRDVFTTSSLQQAFHGLPDAALQGYQEAMGIIIYIQHHQVSHTLTIFGLCLCGIIALIISTYLLQKRSRFDC
- a CDS encoding ABC transporter ATP-binding protein, whose translation is MNVMEVNHLKKDYGKIHAVQDISFHVEEGELFGFLGVNGAGKSTTIQMLCTLFTPSGGSANICGYSLGKHNQEIRKRIGIVSQQNCLDDALTIKENLMIRGSLYEQDPNKLKVRLQEVSNLLKLDEILTRPFQKLSGGQKRRCEIARALMHSPKILFLDEPTTGLDPATRQSVWYCIDTLRKHTNMTVFLTTHYMEEAAQADHIALIDHGLLMEYGTPYELKEAYAKDRLVLHSHQIKQLETILSTLPYPSQKDIQHITISLTHTKDAIEILDKVKPYINGFEVLQGTMDDVFLHVTGKTLKEEGETNVCI
- a CDS encoding MurR/RpiR family transcriptional regulator, whose protein sequence is MLIEAINKNYDKLNASDMQSLTIIMDDLYAIKDMNIEELAKKCNTSKSTILRLTQKLGFSGFSEFKSCIKWDNADKFKKKDTSDIQNIKLDFLSTCQQMETSTDLKDIVKLIHLSKNVVVYGTGQAQRYCAMEMQRMFMEVNKYIYYIGASDEFRMLSKNLNPDDFVIILSLSGNMEKIKDTMQLLHLKGVKTASITNFHNNPLASLCDYRLYAVSSAVPLAGNVDHNSFVNFLTVLEYIFLSYLREVDKQKTI
- a CDS encoding PTS glucose transporter subunit IIA; translated protein: MIPVSGEMIPLSMVNDETFRSGMMGCGFAIKPSSQNIVSPVDGTIKMIFPTGHAMGISFQDGKEMLIHVGIDTVELQGQGFQVMVKQDQKISAGDSLLQIDLPFIEEKGYDSVIIIVFPNESELHLPQLPKQVTCKETITIF
- a CDS encoding site-specific integrase, coding for MSNVKRKDSKNRNLRNGESQRKDGRYVYKYTDIYGKPQFIYSWKLVPTDKTPAGKRDDISLREKEAQIKKDLNDGIDTVGGKMTVCQLYDKKNSQRKNIKRATEKGRQYLMNALKNDPLGMRAIDTVKQSDAKEWAIRMSEKGYAYKTIDNYKRSLKASFYMAIQDDCIRKNPFEFKLSDVLEDDTEQKVILTPEQEEHLLAFMEKDKIYSKYYDEVVLLLETGLRISEFCGLTTHIDMQNRILNIDHQLLKDSEMGYYIETPKTKNGKRELPLTERAYQAIQRILKNRGKAQPLIVGGYSNFLFLNREGLPKVAGNYEGMVRGLIKKYNKYHTDKLPNITPHSFRHTYCTNMANRGMNPNTLQYLMGHANITMTLGYYAHGTFQSAKAELERLAC
- a CDS encoding excisionase; translated protein: MNNTDVPIWEKYTLTIEEASKYFRIGEKKLRKLAEENLDAGWVIVNGNRIQIKRKQFEKIIDTLDEI
- a CDS encoding helix-turn-helix domain-containing protein; translation: MPKELTPTFTVISKACDGDETAISKILEFYDPYINQCCMRPFYDDNNNLRLAVDLEMKGFIKEAIIRKILNFDIKRF